A window of the Juglans microcarpa x Juglans regia isolate MS1-56 chromosome 5D, Jm3101_v1.0, whole genome shotgun sequence genome harbors these coding sequences:
- the LOC121265268 gene encoding protein SRG1-like: protein MNQKINESEREREREREREKRNILYIYHCGFWFDISVKAMDHQEKLQSLGRSLAVPWVQDLAKEKKSTIPPRYHVLPHQDPPHSSNTSSLPQLPVIDLQNLLSNNNDFSELDKFHLASQEWGFFQLINHGVSSSLLENVKSGIQEFFKLPMEEKKKYWQQGGDIEGFGQAFVVSDEQKLDWGDLFYMVTLPTHLRKPHLFPKLPLPLRDNLEAYSAELKALALKIFDLMAKALKMEARDMRELFEEGWQGMRMNYYPPCPQPELALGLKPHSDSVGLTILLQVNEIEGLQIRKDGMWIPVKPIQNAFIVNIGDILEIVTNGTYRSIEHRATVNSEKERLSIATFYSPKLDGDMGPAPSLISPERSPALFKRIGVADYFRDHFSKELRGKTYLDTMRIIPNEEKSI from the exons ATGAATCAGAAAATTAatgagagcgagagagagagagagagagagagagagagagagaagaggaacATATTATACATCTATCATTGtggtttttggtttgatatatcTGTTAAAGCtatggatcatcaagaaaagCTACAGAGCCTGGGAAGATCTCTTGCAGTGCCATGGGTTCAAGATCTGGCAAAGGAGAAAAAGTCTACAATTCCACCACGATATCATGTGCTGCCCCATCAAGATCCACCCCACAGCTCAAATACCTCCTCTTTACCCCAACTCCCTGTCATCGACTTGCAAAACTTACTTTCCAACAACAACGATTTCTCAGAGCTCGACAAGTTCCACCTTGCTTCTCAGGAATGGGGTTTCTTCCAG cTGATAAACCATGGAGTGAGCAGTTCGTTGTTGGAGAATGTGAAGTCTGGCATTCAAGAATTCTTTAAACTCCCaatggaagagaagaagaaatattgGCAACAAGGAGGGGATATAGAGGGATTTGGGCAGGCCTTTGTCGTCTCTGATGAGCAAAAGCTTGACTGGGGAGACCTTTTCTACATGGTCACTCTTCCTACCCATTTGAGGAAGCCTCACTTGTTTCCCAAGCTCCCTCTCCCATTGag AGACAATTTAGAAGCTTACTCAGCTGAATTAAAAGCTCTTGCATTGAAAATCTTTGACCTAATGGCAAAAGCTCTGAAAATGGAAGCTAGGGATATGAGGGAGTTGTTTGAAGAAGGATGGCAAGGCATGAGGATGAATTATTATCCTCCATGTCCGCAGCCAGAGCTTGCCCTTGGTCTCAAGCCTCACTCTGATTCCGTTGGCCTAACAATTCTCCTGCAAGTCAATGAGATTGAAGGCCTCCAGATAAGGAAAGACGGGATGTGGATTCCTGTTAAACCCATACAAAACGCTTTCATTGTCAACATTGGTGATATTCTGGAG ATTGTGACAAATGGAACATATCGAAGCATCGAACATCGGGCGACAGTGAACTCGGAGAAGGAGAGGCTCTCTATTGCCACATTTTACAGCCCAAAGCTGGATGGAGATATGGGACCAGCACCAAGCCTTATTTCTCCGGAGAGATCACCTGCTTTGTTCAAAAGAATTGGTGTTGCCGATTACTTTAGGGATCATTTCTCAAAGGAACTCCGTGGGAAAACATATCTCGATACCATGAGGATCATCCCAAATGAAGAGAAAAGCATTTAA